From Bacillota bacterium, a single genomic window includes:
- a CDS encoding NusG domain II-containing protein — protein sequence MKKGDALLLIAISVTVALTLALGHILTPRMGGSAASRLAVTIKVDGRMYRTMPLEPVGHKTFKIRTKRGGYALLEMRDGKIRIAESNCPEQVCVRTGWISRPGQSIICVPNRVMVYINDMDESDHGQAGQGSSEDGVDVIVY from the coding sequence ATGAAAAAGGGAGACGCGCTCCTCCTAATTGCCATATCGGTCACTGTGGCCCTGACCCTTGCCCTGGGTCACATCCTCACCCCCAGGATGGGGGGAAGTGCCGCGTCCAGGCTGGCCGTTACGATCAAGGTCGATGGCAGGATGTACCGGACCATGCCCCTGGAGCCCGTGGGACATAAGACCTTCAAAATCAGGACGAAGCGCGGTGGATACGCGCTCCTGGAGATGCGGGATGGAAAGATTCGCATAGCTGAGTCCAACTGCCCCGAACAGGTTTGCGTAAGGACAGGATGGATATCGAGGCCGGGGCAATCAATAATTTGCGTTCCCAACCGTGTTATGGTATATATAAATGATATGGATGAATCCGACCACGGCCAGGCGGGCCAGGGCAGCAGCGAGGATGGCGTGGACGTCATAGTCTACTAA
- a CDS encoding Gx transporter family protein — MSGTSRLVRCGLLVAFSLVLYVIEGLIPVPFIVPGAKLGLANIITVVAIALLGPRDAFIIVTVRTFLASLLTGNLTSFWFSLSGAILSTSVMSLAYTRFGEAFSIAGISILGGIFHNIGQLFVASLVVGTYGIYSYLPLLLVAGTCTGYFVGLAASFIIRTMQVNPLFRLHMQESYQAGGRGENSAARNAAHQATAGQVAK, encoded by the coding sequence ATGTCCGGGACATCGAGGCTTGTGCGATGCGGCCTCCTGGTCGCATTCAGCCTGGTTCTATATGTTATCGAGGGACTCATACCCGTCCCCTTCATCGTCCCCGGCGCCAAGCTGGGGCTGGCCAATATCATCACCGTAGTGGCGATCGCTCTGCTGGGGCCAAGGGACGCCTTTATCATTGTTACGGTGCGTACCTTTCTCGCATCCCTTCTAACCGGCAACCTGACCAGCTTCTGGTTCAGCCTTTCAGGGGCTATCCTGAGCACCTCTGTCATGTCTCTGGCCTATACCCGTTTCGGGGAGGCATTCAGCATTGCCGGGATAAGCATCCTCGGAGGAATCTTCCATAATATCGGCCAGCTCTTCGTCGCAAGCCTTGTCGTTGGCACATATGGAATCTATTCCTATTTGCCGCTCCTGCTGGTTGCCGGCACCTGCACAGGCTACTTTGTCGGCCTCGCGGCCAGCTTCATCATCCGAACGATGCAGGTCAACCCGTTGTTCCGCCTTCATATGCAGGAGAGCTACCAGGCCGGCGGCCGGGGAGAAAACAGCGCCGCCCGCAACGCCGCCCACCAGGCCACGGCAGGGCAGGTCGCGAAGTGA
- a CDS encoding polyprenyl synthetase family protein — translation MKRDEMMQGRERLERFALIQAEIDRVERILQDLTSVSPRPLWAAVQDMIEAGGKRLRPAMVITCSYFGPRRDQRQDQVTQAAAAIEIIHLATLIHDDIIDNSPLRRGVPALHERFGKEVAVFAGDYLLSQALSMLVTGMPPGLLGTISDSLKTLCLGEIRQFTHRYDLEVSPDEHLDIIQQKTASLFSLACFTGASISEAPPTIVRSLQTYGMHLGMLFQIVDDILDLYGSEAETGKPPGRDLEDGIYTLPIIYTLTTREFRARLKPYLRGGAGAPVSDRDIAGIAAIVREAGGLDHARAVAGHMAALAREALSSLPDVPHRCLLADFIDFAQNRGY, via the coding sequence ATGAAAAGGGATGAAATGATGCAAGGCAGGGAAAGGCTTGAAAGGTTCGCTCTCATCCAGGCTGAGATCGATAGGGTCGAGCGCATCCTGCAGGACCTCACCAGCGTCTCTCCCCGGCCGCTCTGGGCGGCCGTGCAGGATATGATCGAAGCCGGAGGCAAACGACTGAGGCCAGCCATGGTCATCACCTGCAGTTATTTTGGCCCCCGGAGGGACCAGCGACAGGATCAAGTCACGCAGGCGGCCGCAGCAATTGAGATAATTCACCTCGCCACGCTCATCCACGACGATATAATTGACAACTCCCCCTTGCGGCGCGGGGTTCCTGCGCTACATGAGCGCTTCGGTAAAGAGGTTGCCGTGTTTGCCGGGGACTACCTCCTGAGCCAGGCCCTCTCGATGCTCGTGACGGGCATGCCGCCGGGGCTTCTTGGCACGATCTCGGATTCCCTCAAAACGCTCTGCCTGGGCGAGATCAGACAATTCACGCACCGCTATGACCTCGAGGTCTCCCCTGACGAGCACCTGGATATAATCCAGCAAAAGACGGCATCCCTCTTCTCGCTGGCATGCTTCACCGGCGCCTCGATCTCCGAAGCGCCACCCACCATCGTCAGATCGCTCCAGACCTACGGGATGCACCTCGGGATGCTGTTCCAGATTGTAGATGATATCCTGGATCTCTATGGTTCTGAGGCTGAGACGGGCAAGCCACCGGGCAGGGACTTGGAGGATGGGATTTACACGCTCCCCATTATCTATACCCTGACCACCAGGGAATTCCGGGCGAGGCTGAAGCCTTATCTCCGGGGCGGAGCTGGGGCCCCGGTTTCAGATCGCGATATCGCCGGGATCGCCGCAATTGTCAGGGAGGCGGGGGGCCTCGACCACGCCAGGGCCGTCGCAGGGCACATGGCGGCGCTCGCTCGTGAAGCCCTTTCAAGCCTGCCGGATGTGCCACATAGATGCCTGCTGGCCGATTTTATAGATTTTGCTCAAAATAGGGGATACTGA
- a CDS encoding menaquinone biosynthesis decarboxylase: protein MNYRDLGEFIACLDSKGMLKRIKAPVDPVLEITEITDRVCKQGGPALLFENVKGSNYPVLINAFGSHERVKLALGVASLDAIGEEITRLLDIPRMDGFLGKLKALPALKRIADFFPRTVKSAPCQEVVEDEPDLDSLPVLKCWPGDGGRFITLPLVFTKDPETGRQNVGMYRMQVYDKRTTGMHWHIHKDGARHFEIYKSQGSRMEVAVAIGCDPATIYAATAPLPYGIDEILFSGFLRQAPVEMVRCKTVDLEVPAHSEFILEGYVDPSEMRLEGPFGDHTGYYSEPGLYPVFHVTAITRKRSPVYNATIVGRPPMEDCFLAKATERIFLPLIRLQLPEIVDMNLPIEGVFHNCAILSIRKSYPGQAKKVMHALWGLGQMMYTKLIIVVDHDVDVHDLSCVMWKVFNNIDARRDVVIVDGPLDILDHASPQPRYGSKMGIDATRKWPEEGHPREWPGEIHMAPEIKKLVDERWSEYGINQEQHE from the coding sequence ATGAACTACCGCGACCTTGGAGAATTTATCGCCTGTCTTGATTCAAAAGGTATGTTGAAACGGATAAAGGCCCCGGTCGACCCGGTGCTCGAGATAACGGAGATAACCGACAGGGTGTGCAAACAGGGCGGGCCCGCCCTCCTCTTCGAAAACGTCAAGGGGTCGAACTACCCGGTGCTGATAAATGCCTTCGGCTCTCACGAGCGGGTAAAGCTCGCCCTGGGCGTTGCAAGCTTGGACGCCATCGGCGAAGAAATCACCAGGCTTCTCGATATCCCGAGGATGGACGGTTTCCTGGGCAAGCTGAAGGCCCTCCCTGCGCTCAAGAGGATCGCCGACTTCTTCCCCAGGACGGTCAAATCTGCCCCGTGCCAGGAGGTCGTAGAGGACGAGCCTGACCTCGACAGCCTCCCGGTCCTGAAATGCTGGCCGGGGGATGGGGGCCGCTTCATTACCCTGCCGCTTGTTTTCACGAAAGACCCTGAAACCGGTCGCCAGAACGTCGGGATGTACAGGATGCAGGTCTACGATAAGCGCACTACCGGGATGCACTGGCATATTCACAAGGACGGGGCCCGGCACTTCGAGATATACAAATCCCAGGGCAGTAGGATGGAGGTTGCCGTGGCCATAGGGTGCGACCCGGCGACGATCTATGCCGCAACCGCCCCCCTCCCCTACGGCATCGATGAGATCCTGTTCAGCGGCTTTCTCAGGCAGGCGCCTGTGGAAATGGTCAGGTGTAAGACTGTAGATTTAGAGGTCCCGGCCCACTCGGAATTCATCCTGGAAGGATATGTCGACCCGTCTGAGATGCGGCTGGAAGGGCCGTTTGGCGACCATACAGGCTATTATTCCGAGCCCGGCCTCTACCCCGTTTTCCATGTCACCGCCATCACGAGGAAGCGCTCCCCGGTCTACAATGCCACTATAGTGGGAAGGCCTCCGATGGAGGACTGCTTCCTCGCAAAGGCGACCGAGAGGATATTCCTCCCGCTGATCAGGCTACAGCTCCCCGAGATAGTGGACATGAACCTCCCAATCGAAGGGGTTTTCCATAACTGCGCCATATTATCCATCAGGAAGAGCTATCCCGGCCAGGCCAAAAAGGTCATGCATGCCCTGTGGGGATTGGGCCAGATGATGTATACCAAGCTCATAATCGTCGTGGACCATGATGTAGATGTCCATGACCTGTCATGTGTGATGTGGAAGGTCTTCAATAACATCGATGCCAGGCGGGACGTTGTCATCGTCGACGGCCCCCTGGATATCCTGGATCACGCCTCCCCGCAGCCGAGGTATGGCTCGAAGATGGGGATAGATGCCACGAGGAAATGGCCGGAAGAGGGACATCCCAGGGAATGGCCGGGTGAGATACATATGGCGCCCGAGATCAAAAAGCTGGTTGATGAGAGATGGAGCGAATATGGAATCAATCAGGAGCAACACGAATAG
- a CDS encoding UbiA family prenyltransferase, which yields MGGRIKTYADLVMFGHSLFGLPFAYLGALLAARGMPAWRDILWITLAMLGARNGANAINRLVDHEIDARNPRTANRHLPRGVVSRREVLVLSTMAFILFIVSAWQLNALCVKLLPVALAVIISYSYTKRFTWASHFVLGFAVAMAPMGGWIAVRGAIEPATILLGLAAGAWVAGFDIIYALQDIDFDRKEGLHSVPARFGASTALTISTLLHVLTFITLLGLAFEQHLGPVYIAGVVISGALLWYEHRLVSAADLNRIDVASYTINQIIAPVLFMAAVIDRLIKL from the coding sequence ATGGGCGGGAGAATCAAGACTTATGCCGATCTTGTAATGTTCGGCCATTCCCTCTTTGGACTCCCCTTCGCCTACCTCGGGGCCCTCCTGGCTGCGCGGGGAATGCCGGCCTGGCGGGATATCCTGTGGATCACCCTGGCGATGCTTGGAGCGAGAAACGGGGCCAATGCCATTAATCGCCTGGTGGACCACGAGATCGACGCGCGAAATCCGCGGACCGCAAACAGGCACCTACCGCGCGGGGTCGTTTCGCGGCGCGAGGTGTTGGTGCTCTCGACCATGGCTTTCATCCTCTTCATAGTAAGCGCGTGGCAACTCAATGCCCTTTGCGTGAAGCTCCTCCCCGTTGCCCTCGCCGTCATAATCTCGTATTCATATACCAAGAGGTTCACGTGGGCCTCCCACTTCGTCCTCGGATTCGCTGTGGCCATGGCCCCTATGGGTGGTTGGATAGCGGTGCGCGGCGCCATCGAGCCTGCCACGATACTCCTGGGGCTGGCTGCGGGGGCGTGGGTGGCGGGCTTTGATATAATCTACGCGCTCCAGGATATCGACTTCGACAGGAAGGAGGGGCTGCACTCCGTGCCAGCGAGATTCGGCGCAAGTACGGCCCTGACGATATCGACCCTCCTCCACGTCCTTACCTTCATAACCCTCCTGGGGCTAGCCTTTGAACAACACCTGGGCCCGGTATACATCGCCGGGGTAGTCATCTCAGGGGCTCTCCTCTGGTATGAGCACCGCCTTGTCTCCGCGGCGGACCTGAATAGGATTGATGTTGCCTCCTACACCATAAACCAGATAATAGCCCCGGTGTTGTTCATGGCTGCTGTTATCGATCGCCTCATAAAGCTATAG
- a CDS encoding ABC transporter substrate-binding protein has translation MRIRLRARLEMGMRIILYRGLLFPIALALLVLLMAAGAPLEASTKSPQSPGASNALRIGILPDVDSFPFIVAQELGFFEDTGVNVKLIPFQNPIERDSALQAKAIDGEVADTLAAVFARVNGLDVKITSITNGRYAILTSPKSGIKSLQDLKNVPVGLSTNTIIEYITDQLLTGAGLPASSIGKIAIPKIPIRLQMLESGKIKAACLPEPLATVARLRGASLIADSDSMGLAPGVMIFTTSAIRGKAEELRKLYEAYDKAVMKINEEPGSVRHLLVEKAGFPAIVKDALVFPHYHRPSVPARGDVERVVNWMVQKNLIEENQAPAYQDLVTDSLIRNIGTGDFK, from the coding sequence ATGAGAATAAGACTGAGAGCGAGATTGGAAATGGGAATGAGGATAATATTGTATAGAGGTTTGCTGTTCCCTATTGCCCTGGCCCTGCTCGTATTGCTAATGGCAGCCGGGGCGCCGTTAGAAGCCTCCACCAAATCTCCCCAGTCTCCCGGTGCCAGCAACGCTTTGCGTATAGGAATACTTCCCGACGTGGATTCCTTCCCGTTTATCGTGGCGCAGGAGCTCGGGTTCTTCGAGGATACCGGCGTAAATGTAAAACTGATCCCATTTCAGAACCCGATAGAGAGGGATAGCGCCCTCCAGGCAAAGGCCATCGATGGCGAGGTCGCGGACACCCTCGCAGCGGTGTTTGCGCGCGTGAATGGCCTCGACGTCAAGATTACTTCTATAACAAACGGCCGCTATGCTATACTCACGTCACCCAAATCCGGCATCAAGTCCCTCCAGGACCTGAAGAACGTCCCGGTCGGCCTTTCCACAAATACCATCATAGAATATATAACCGACCAGCTCCTGACCGGCGCGGGGCTTCCGGCCAGCTCGATCGGGAAGATAGCCATACCCAAGATCCCGATCAGGCTTCAAATGCTGGAATCCGGCAAGATCAAGGCCGCGTGCCTGCCCGAGCCCCTGGCAACGGTGGCAAGGCTCAGGGGCGCCTCCCTCATCGCGGACAGCGATTCTATGGGCCTGGCCCCCGGCGTAATGATCTTTACGACCAGCGCGATAAGGGGAAAGGCTGAAGAGCTCCGCAAGCTCTACGAAGCCTATGATAAGGCAGTCATGAAAATAAACGAGGAACCGGGCTCGGTGAGGCATCTCCTTGTCGAGAAGGCTGGCTTTCCTGCGATTGTGAAGGATGCCCTCGTTTTCCCACATTACCACAGGCCGTCCGTCCCGGCACGGGGTGATGTGGAAAGGGTTGTCAACTGGATGGTCCAGAAGAATTTGATAGAGGAGAACCAGGCCCCCGCCTACCAGGATCTCGTGACAGACAGCCTTATCAGGAACATCGGGACCGGGGATTTTAAGTAG
- a CDS encoding ABC transporter ATP-binding protein, translating to MITVRELSFTYQQANSRSGIEALAGISVDMPGNSTTAILGPSGCGKTTLLYILAGLLKPSSGEVLIKGQPPRAGRPGTALVPQDYGLLPWKTVRDNVSLGLKLRRVPAPLALQRVEYILEQLGVAETINRYPAQLSGGQAQRVAVARALVLNPDVLLLDEPFSSLDALTREKLQEVLLDVWARLRVSTVLVTHSIEEAVFLGHKIIVLSGQPGRLVAEVENTCFGRPDARDLPEFHNTCAELRGLLGRRHRLNPA from the coding sequence ATGATAACTGTAAGGGAATTAAGCTTCACATACCAGCAGGCGAATTCAAGATCAGGAATTGAGGCCCTCGCCGGCATATCAGTTGATATGCCCGGGAATTCCACAACCGCAATCCTCGGGCCGTCGGGCTGCGGCAAGACCACTCTGCTCTACATCCTAGCGGGCCTCCTCAAGCCGTCAAGCGGCGAGGTTCTCATCAAGGGCCAGCCTCCCCGGGCAGGACGGCCGGGGACCGCGCTTGTCCCGCAGGATTACGGTCTTCTCCCGTGGAAGACGGTGCGGGATAACGTGTCTCTCGGGCTCAAGCTGAGGAGGGTCCCCGCGCCCTTGGCGCTGCAAAGGGTGGAATACATCCTCGAACAGCTGGGCGTGGCGGAGACCATCAACCGCTACCCCGCCCAGCTGAGTGGCGGCCAAGCCCAGCGGGTGGCAGTAGCCCGCGCGCTGGTGCTCAACCCCGATGTCCTTCTCCTGGATGAACCATTCTCGTCGCTTGACGCGCTCACACGCGAGAAGCTCCAGGAGGTGCTCCTTGATGTATGGGCCAGGCTCAGGGTCTCCACCGTGCTCGTAACGCACTCCATAGAGGAGGCCGTCTTCCTCGGCCACAAGATCATAGTCCTATCGGGGCAACCAGGGCGGTTGGTGGCCGAGGTCGAAAACACGTGTTTCGGGCGACCGGACGCCCGCGACCTGCCAGAGTTCCACAATACATGCGCGGAGCTCAGGGGGCTTCTCGGCCGGCGTCACCGGCTCAACCCGGCTTAA
- a CDS encoding ABC transporter permease: MNVLKWHKKGAGNLPAKSAGSAIAVILGTIAIWQGISAAARIPALPGPYEIALASGRVAPALGLHMLVSMWRVVAGSLIALSLGVPLGCFVGRNRTIDTVIAPVIYLAYPVPKIAFLPVILLFLGLGDTSKIFIIVLLVFFQIFVSTRDAARNLPPSLVYSVKALGATPRDIYRHAIIPAILPEIFTATRIGLGTGLATLFFTETFATFHGLGYFIMDAWSRAAYDEMFAGIMALSILGFVLFAALDIIERRTCRWKHLN; encoded by the coding sequence ATGAACGTGCTGAAATGGCACAAAAAAGGCGCTGGAAATCTACCTGCGAAGAGCGCGGGATCAGCAATCGCGGTAATCCTGGGGACCATAGCTATATGGCAGGGTATATCCGCAGCCGCACGCATCCCGGCTCTCCCTGGACCATATGAGATCGCCCTGGCCTCCGGGCGCGTAGCCCCGGCCCTGGGCCTACACATGCTCGTAAGTATGTGGCGCGTCGTCGCCGGTTCGCTTATCGCCCTCTCGCTCGGCGTACCCCTCGGGTGCTTCGTCGGCCGGAACCGGACCATCGATACAGTCATCGCGCCCGTTATATACCTCGCCTACCCCGTGCCCAAGATAGCCTTTCTCCCTGTAATCCTGTTATTCCTCGGCCTGGGCGACACATCCAAGATATTCATAATAGTCCTCCTCGTATTTTTTCAGATTTTCGTCTCAACCAGGGACGCCGCCCGAAACCTCCCCCCGAGCCTCGTCTATTCCGTGAAAGCCCTCGGGGCAACGCCGCGGGATATATACAGGCATGCCATAATACCTGCGATCCTCCCCGAAATCTTCACTGCCACACGTATCGGCCTCGGCACGGGCCTGGCAACCCTTTTCTTTACCGAAACCTTTGCCACCTTCCATGGCCTCGGGTATTTCATTATGGATGCCTGGTCCAGGGCCGCATATGATGAAATGTTCGCCGGCATCATGGCGCTGAGCATCCTTGGATTCGTGCTGTTTGCCGCGCTCGATATCATCGAAAGGAGGACCTGCCGCTGGAAACACCTGAATTAA
- a CDS encoding tRNA 2-thiocytidine biosynthesis protein TtcA, producing MDDRGGRKGRSPGRFLPRSYARKLWRAICEFELIAPSDRILVGFSGGKDSSFLVYALAAIREYSPAPFEVGALMVDLGFTGFTGLRPGQPGPARSDGPNGPDGPVTERLRDFCEALGVPFYLKQTEIAAMVLAPAAGQNPCAVCSHHRRGAMNNFALEHGYNKIALAHHHDDAIETLLMSILYSGQIKTFLPRTYLDRTGLTVIRPLVYFREHEIRSATRFTGFEPVPSPCPMNGRSKRAEVKELIRDLTRKDRTIYSKLSAALRSDAVIELWPPVPSKEELDRKHREFFRNKKE from the coding sequence ATGGACGACCGGGGTGGGAGGAAGGGGCGCTCTCCCGGGAGGTTCCTCCCGCGGTCATACGCAAGAAAATTATGGCGCGCCATATGCGAGTTTGAGTTGATCGCGCCGAGCGACCGGATACTGGTAGGCTTCTCTGGCGGGAAGGATAGCTCATTCTTGGTGTATGCGCTCGCCGCAATACGAGAATACTCGCCAGCCCCATTTGAGGTCGGGGCGCTCATGGTGGACCTCGGTTTTACCGGCTTTACCGGGCTCAGGCCCGGGCAGCCCGGGCCTGCCAGATCTGACGGACCTAACGGGCCTGATGGACCTGTAACTGAGCGCCTGCGGGATTTCTGCGAGGCCCTCGGCGTGCCGTTTTACCTCAAGCAAACGGAGATAGCTGCAATGGTCCTGGCGCCCGCCGCCGGGCAAAACCCATGCGCAGTCTGCTCTCATCACAGGCGTGGCGCCATGAACAACTTCGCCCTCGAACACGGATATAACAAGATCGCGCTTGCTCACCACCACGATGACGCGATCGAGACCCTGCTGATGAGCATCCTTTATTCCGGCCAGATCAAAACCTTTCTACCCAGGACATACCTGGACCGCACAGGGCTCACTGTCATACGCCCCCTCGTCTACTTCAGAGAGCACGAGATCAGGTCCGCAACCCGCTTTACAGGTTTCGAGCCAGTCCCAAGCCCCTGTCCCATGAACGGCAGGAGCAAGCGCGCCGAGGTCAAGGAGCTCATACGCGATCTCACCAGGAAGGACCGCACCATCTACAGCAAACTCTCGGCGGCCCTACGAAGTGATGCCGTCATCGAGTTGTGGCCCCCGGTCCCATCCAAGGAGGAGCTCGACCGGAAACACCGTGAATTCTTCAGGAATAAAAAGGAATAA
- the lon gene encoding endopeptidase La, giving the protein MATENVGEAGFKAQAQDTLPLLPLRGVLVFPYMTIPLEVGRDKSVSALEEAMMNDRLILLTAQKQARINEPTPNEIYRVGTISEIKQLAKLPDGTIRILVEGIVRARIEEYVQSEPCYKVRVTRLEEHEEKTPEIEALMRSTVSEFEQYVKLSKKIPPEILISVANIDDAGRLADDIVSHLPLRVEDKQGILEAGSPKVRLEALCQILSREMEILEIERKIHVRVRKQMEKTQKEYYLREQIKAIQRELGEKDERMAEVDEYREKIAAAKLPKDVVERATREVERLEKMPPMAAEAVVVRTYLDWLLALPWTQKTKDRLDVDAAARILDEDHYGLEKVKERILEFLAVRQLSNKMKGPILCLVGPPGVGKTSLGKSIARALGRKFVRFSLGGVRDEAEIRGHRRTYVGALPGKVIQAMRQAGSKNPVLLLDEIDKMSSDFRGDPAAALLEVLDPEQNCAFGDHYIEASFDLSDVMFITTANIMHAIPRALLDRMEVISIPGYTEEEKVQIADKFLFPKQLKEHGLEDRGVTISEGAIRKIIREYTREAGVRNLERELSAICRKVAREVVGGCDGPISIDEDQVEKYLGIPQYRYGVAEMEDRVGVATGLAVTEAGGDILAIEVSVMKGTGKLTLTGKLGEVMRESAQAGFTYIRSRASDLRISETFYQDSDVHIHVPEGAIPKDGPSAGISMATALASALTGRAVKGDVAMTGEITLRGRVLPVGGIREKVLAAHRAGIRTVILPSENKKELEEVPQNVKDKLEFILVDHMDQVLNVALLPEEVASAAGPPDDASEEAPGEGNMDGIPLIPGEGHVGGDQIPYIA; this is encoded by the coding sequence ATGGCTACGGAGAATGTGGGAGAGGCAGGGTTTAAGGCTCAGGCCCAGGATACCTTACCGTTGCTTCCCTTGCGCGGTGTTCTGGTTTTTCCATACATGACAATACCCCTTGAGGTCGGGAGGGATAAGTCCGTTAGCGCGCTTGAGGAGGCAATGATGAATGACCGGCTCATCCTGTTGACTGCGCAGAAGCAGGCCAGGATAAACGAGCCCACGCCAAACGAGATTTACAGGGTCGGCACAATCTCAGAGATCAAACAACTTGCTAAGCTCCCGGACGGGACTATACGGATTTTAGTGGAAGGGATTGTAAGGGCCAGGATCGAAGAGTATGTCCAATCTGAACCCTGTTACAAGGTTCGGGTTACCAGGCTCGAAGAGCACGAGGAGAAGACGCCTGAAATCGAGGCTTTAATGAGGAGCACCGTCAGCGAGTTTGAACAGTATGTAAAGCTGAGCAAGAAGATACCCCCGGAGATCTTGATCTCTGTTGCAAACATCGACGATGCGGGTCGCCTGGCTGATGACATCGTGTCTCACCTGCCCCTGCGGGTGGAGGATAAGCAGGGGATACTGGAGGCCGGGTCACCGAAGGTCAGGCTGGAGGCGCTCTGCCAGATATTGAGCAGGGAAATGGAGATCCTTGAGATCGAGAGGAAGATACACGTCCGGGTCAGGAAGCAGATGGAGAAGACCCAGAAGGAGTATTATCTCAGGGAGCAGATAAAGGCCATCCAGAGGGAGCTCGGCGAAAAGGACGAGCGCATGGCCGAGGTTGATGAATACAGGGAGAAGATAGCGGCGGCGAAGTTGCCCAAGGATGTTGTCGAGCGCGCCACGCGTGAGGTTGAGAGGCTCGAGAAGATGCCCCCGATGGCGGCGGAGGCTGTTGTGGTTCGCACATACCTCGACTGGCTCCTGGCGCTGCCCTGGACTCAAAAGACCAAGGACAGGCTGGATGTTGATGCCGCGGCCAGGATACTCGACGAGGACCATTACGGCCTCGAAAAGGTGAAGGAGAGGATTCTCGAGTTCCTGGCGGTTCGCCAGCTGTCCAACAAGATGAAGGGGCCGATCTTGTGCCTCGTCGGGCCACCGGGAGTGGGCAAAACCTCGCTCGGGAAATCCATAGCTCGCGCCCTCGGGAGGAAGTTTGTCCGGTTTTCCCTGGGCGGCGTGAGGGATGAGGCGGAGATAAGGGGGCACAGGAGGACGTATGTGGGCGCCCTGCCTGGCAAGGTTATACAGGCTATGCGACAGGCGGGATCCAAAAACCCTGTGCTGCTGCTGGATGAGATCGATAAAATGAGCTCGGATTTCAGGGGGGACCCCGCAGCGGCGTTGCTCGAGGTCTTGGACCCCGAGCAAAACTGCGCCTTTGGCGATCATTATATAGAAGCGTCGTTCGACCTGTCGGATGTCATGTTCATAACCACGGCGAATATCATGCATGCTATACCGCGTGCGCTTCTCGACCGGATGGAGGTCATATCTATCCCGGGCTATACGGAGGAGGAGAAGGTCCAGATCGCGGATAAGTTCCTCTTCCCAAAGCAGCTGAAGGAGCATGGGCTTGAAGACCGGGGCGTGACCATCAGCGAGGGCGCGATCCGCAAGATCATCCGGGAGTACACGCGCGAGGCTGGGGTCCGGAACCTGGAGCGGGAGCTATCCGCCATCTGCCGGAAGGTCGCGCGGGAGGTTGTCGGCGGCTGCGATGGCCCCATATCGATTGATGAGGACCAGGTTGAGAAATACCTCGGGATTCCCCAGTACAGGTATGGGGTAGCCGAGATGGAGGATAGGGTCGGGGTCGCAACGGGCCTGGCCGTGACAGAGGCCGGCGGGGATATCCTCGCCATCGAGGTTTCCGTTATGAAGGGCACAGGGAAGCTCACCCTCACGGGGAAACTGGGAGAGGTCATGAGGGAATCGGCACAGGCGGGCTTCACCTATATCCGCTCCCGTGCGAGCGACCTCAGGATAAGTGAAACCTTCTACCAGGACTCGGACGTGCACATCCACGTGCCGGAAGGGGCTATTCCAAAGGATGGGCCCTCTGCGGGCATCTCAATGGCCACTGCTCTGGCGTCGGCGTTAACAGGGCGTGCTGTCAAGGGCGATGTGGCAATGACTGGCGAGATCACGCTGCGCGGGCGGGTGCTCCCGGTAGGCGGTATAAGGGAAAAGGTGCTCGCAGCGCACAGGGCAGGCATCCGGACAGTCATCCTGCCGTCGGAGAACAAGAAGGAACTTGAAGAGGTTCCTCAAAATGTCAAGGATAAGCTTGAATTCATCCTTGTCGATCATATGGACCAGGTGCTTAATGTGGCCCTGCTGCCGGAGGAGGTGGCCTCCGCCGCAGGGCCGCCCGATGATGCCTCCGAGGAGGCGCCGGGAGAGGGGAACATGGATGGCATCCCCTTGATACCGGGCGAGGGTCACGTTGGAGGGGATCAGATCCCCTACATCGCCTGA